A genomic window from Slackia heliotrinireducens DSM 20476 includes:
- a CDS encoding 4Fe-4S binding protein encodes MSSVSDYMDLLERLESQSLLITAERCLMVRNRNARCNRCAAACVSGCINTHDNRIAIDAEKCIGCGTCATVCPTEAIAPRNPDDLEIARAAKQVMDRTGGRAVFTCAPMANRARHAVDPDTIVQVACLGRLDESLLVLLAAAGATSIRLVEGECEQCEYTEGSPVAHQVAFNASALLKAWGYTIPVRIGGTFPKSCRLQTDRTYDARRREVFLGVKDALQTSAAETADFFIERTFNRNVEKPQFEHVAEDGTLPHFYPRRRQLLQDALAELGDPELPDVTTRLMGRITIDQNLCNGCQMCAVFCPTAAIAKRVDENPSAAPAKLYRAPSNPNRTSQTAQDKPAFANPFAKRTQLLHAPSLCVQCGTCAAICPKHAVRLDATVPTAELVDGYTEVTDMQNIYDEKGGPDAIRNSMKKLIDSPYIWC; translated from the coding sequence ATGTCGAGCGTATCGGACTACATGGATTTGCTCGAGCGCCTCGAGAGCCAAAGCCTTCTCATCACGGCCGAACGATGCCTCATGGTCCGCAATCGCAATGCACGTTGCAATCGTTGCGCCGCCGCATGCGTATCGGGCTGCATCAACACCCATGACAACCGCATCGCCATCGACGCCGAGAAATGCATCGGATGCGGAACCTGCGCCACAGTCTGCCCGACCGAAGCCATAGCCCCGCGTAACCCTGACGACCTCGAAATCGCGAGAGCGGCAAAACAGGTGATGGACCGCACCGGAGGCCGGGCCGTGTTCACCTGCGCCCCCATGGCCAACCGGGCGCGCCATGCCGTCGACCCCGATACCATTGTGCAGGTAGCCTGCCTGGGCCGCCTGGACGAAAGCCTCCTGGTGCTTTTGGCCGCGGCTGGCGCAACGTCCATTCGCCTGGTCGAAGGCGAATGCGAGCAATGCGAATACACGGAAGGATCCCCTGTGGCGCACCAGGTTGCATTCAATGCATCCGCCCTGCTCAAAGCATGGGGCTACACCATCCCTGTACGCATCGGCGGCACCTTTCCCAAATCCTGCCGACTGCAGACCGACCGCACCTACGACGCGCGGCGCCGCGAGGTGTTCTTAGGCGTGAAGGATGCGCTGCAGACCTCTGCCGCCGAAACGGCCGATTTCTTCATCGAGCGCACGTTCAACCGGAACGTGGAGAAACCCCAGTTCGAACACGTAGCCGAAGACGGAACGCTGCCCCATTTCTACCCGCGGCGCCGCCAGCTCCTCCAGGATGCCCTGGCCGAGCTCGGAGACCCCGAACTCCCCGACGTGACCACCCGCCTTATGGGCAGGATAACCATCGACCAGAACCTCTGCAACGGCTGCCAGATGTGCGCGGTCTTCTGCCCAACTGCGGCCATCGCCAAACGCGTCGACGAGAACCCGTCCGCCGCGCCGGCCAAACTCTACCGGGCCCCGTCCAATCCCAACCGTACCAGCCAGACCGCCCAGGACAAACCCGCCTTCGCGAATCCTTTCGCCAAAAGGACCCAGCTGCTACATGCTCCCAGCCTGTGCGTGCAATGCGGGACTTGTGCGGCCATCTGCCCGAAGCACGCCGTCAGATTGGATGCGACCGTGCCCACGGCCGAACTCGTCGACGGTTACACGGAAGTCACCGACATGCAGAACATCTACGATGAGAAGGGCGGACCGGACGCCATTCGGAACTCAATGAAGAAGCTCATCGACAGCCCCTACATATGGTGCTGA
- a CDS encoding 4Fe-4S binding protein: MKKMKTSTLRGLVVLAVTLVIAVGYFTHMGIGNLSGFGFDVFSVLCPLGYLESLLASRTFVPRALISFVGVCVLVLLLGRVFCAWICPMPQLQRFIPGFKAKQKAQAAAEAHAARADLASDPSAKPNRFKLDSRFGVLVGALASAAIFGFPVFCLVCPVGLTFATVYLVMRLFAFGEVTWTVIAVPLVLLVEVVFFRTWCSKFCPLGALMSLLSAGNRTLRPTIDDKACLHASKGVKCFACSKACPQHIDIRRPDISEAALSDCTKCRECADHCPAHAITFPILPQSQGTVEAKAEVKH; the protein is encoded by the coding sequence ATGAAGAAGATGAAGACGTCGACCCTTCGCGGTTTGGTGGTGTTGGCCGTCACGCTGGTCATCGCGGTGGGATACTTCACCCATATGGGTATCGGAAACCTGAGCGGATTCGGGTTCGACGTGTTCTCCGTGCTGTGTCCTTTGGGCTATCTGGAAAGCCTGCTTGCCAGCAGGACCTTCGTTCCGCGCGCGCTTATCTCGTTTGTCGGCGTGTGCGTGCTCGTGCTGCTGCTGGGCCGCGTGTTCTGCGCGTGGATCTGCCCCATGCCGCAGCTGCAGCGCTTCATCCCCGGATTCAAGGCGAAGCAGAAAGCCCAGGCGGCCGCCGAGGCCCATGCGGCCCGCGCCGACCTGGCATCCGACCCGTCCGCCAAACCGAACCGATTCAAGCTGGATTCCCGTTTCGGCGTGCTGGTCGGGGCTTTGGCATCTGCGGCCATCTTCGGATTCCCCGTGTTCTGCCTCGTATGCCCTGTGGGCCTGACCTTCGCAACGGTGTATCTCGTCATGCGCCTGTTCGCTTTCGGCGAAGTGACCTGGACCGTCATTGCGGTGCCGTTGGTGCTGCTGGTCGAGGTCGTGTTCTTCCGCACCTGGTGCTCGAAGTTCTGCCCGCTGGGCGCTCTCATGTCGCTGCTTTCGGCCGGCAACCGCACCCTGCGTCCCACCATTGACGACAAGGCGTGCCTGCATGCATCAAAGGGCGTGAAATGCTTCGCCTGCTCGAAGGCATGTCCGCAGCACATCGACATCCGCAGGCCCGATATCTCCGAAGCGGCGCTGAGCGATTGCACCAAGTGCCGCGAGTGCGCGGACCATTGCCCGGCGCACGCCATTACCTTCCCGATCCTGCCGCAATCGCAGGGGACCGTCGAGGCGAAAGCCGAGGTCAAGCACTAA
- a CDS encoding FxLYD domain-containing protein, whose protein sequence is MSTSQAFSPATPYVALAVAFILACTLAGCATEITGTSFNDQTAVFEKGEPSFMPQPVSESSDAVGNDVTIDEQGWWAKDGFVHYGIVITNPNDDLIARNTVITITTYDKHGTKLTGETATVSFIGPGESIGYAGIAGEGLVPDRVDITVDGATTVWQDADGYTPIFTVDSYEEQDKLYFRYEITGKVGNHTGGYVSNVPLCVLLRDDEGNIVAGYTGAAYRIKDGRSKDFTVTMHSAPSHASVDIYPQWDLEQ, encoded by the coding sequence ATGAGTACATCGCAGGCATTTTCGCCAGCGACGCCGTACGTCGCATTGGCCGTTGCGTTTATCCTCGCTTGCACGCTTGCCGGATGCGCAACCGAAATCACAGGCACATCATTCAACGACCAAACAGCCGTGTTCGAAAAGGGCGAGCCCTCCTTCATGCCCCAACCGGTTTCCGAAAGCTCCGATGCGGTCGGCAACGACGTCACCATAGACGAGCAGGGCTGGTGGGCCAAAGACGGGTTCGTCCACTACGGCATAGTCATCACCAACCCCAACGATGACCTGATTGCCCGCAACACTGTCATCACCATCACCACGTATGACAAGCATGGCACGAAGCTCACGGGGGAAACCGCCACCGTATCGTTCATCGGCCCTGGAGAATCCATCGGCTATGCCGGCATTGCCGGCGAGGGCCTAGTGCCTGACAGGGTCGACATCACGGTCGACGGAGCCACCACCGTTTGGCAGGATGCCGACGGCTATACGCCGATCTTCACGGTCGACTCGTACGAAGAGCAGGACAAGCTCTATTTCCGCTACGAAATCACCGGCAAGGTCGGGAACCACACCGGCGGATACGTGAGCAACGTCCCCCTCTGCGTCCTGCTCCGAGACGACGAGGGCAACATCGTGGCCGGCTACACAGGGGCCGCATACCGCATCAAGGACGGACGCTCCAAGGACTTCACCGTCACCATGCATTCCGCTCCGAGCCACGCCTCGGTCGACATCTATCCCCAATGGGACTTGGAGCAATAG
- a CDS encoding 4Fe-4S dicluster domain-containing protein has translation MQEAGSFGRRSFVAGAAGCGAMLALGLAKFAPEGDICRPPGAQDESRFIGACVRCGKCLEVCPNGVITPATIEDGIVSIRTPKLNFSRSASQLHGKLGWCDHCAENNDGIAKCAEVCPSGALSLDDDSSFDTMKLGIAYIERDWCLAWMLKGCTLCKNACPKDAIYFDEHNRPHVDEEGCNGCGSCEQACVSLESVSLGAGDRSGDIRAIKIYPVGWEPKEDE, from the coding sequence ATGCAGGAAGCCGGATCGTTCGGCCGTCGCAGCTTTGTTGCGGGGGCCGCAGGATGCGGTGCAATGTTGGCGTTGGGCCTTGCCAAGTTCGCACCGGAAGGGGATATCTGTCGGCCCCCAGGAGCTCAGGACGAGTCCCGGTTCATCGGTGCCTGCGTGCGCTGCGGAAAGTGCCTGGAGGTGTGCCCGAACGGCGTAATCACTCCTGCGACGATTGAGGACGGCATCGTCTCCATACGTACCCCGAAGCTGAATTTCTCCCGTTCGGCATCGCAGCTGCACGGGAAATTGGGCTGGTGCGACCACTGCGCCGAGAACAACGACGGCATCGCCAAATGCGCCGAGGTGTGCCCGTCGGGCGCCCTGAGCCTGGATGACGACTCGTCCTTCGACACCATGAAGCTCGGCATCGCCTATATCGAGCGCGATTGGTGTCTGGCCTGGATGCTAAAGGGGTGCACGCTATGCAAGAACGCCTGCCCCAAGGATGCCATCTATTTCGACGAGCACAACCGTCCGCATGTGGACGAAGAGGGCTGCAACGGCTGCGGAAGCTGCGAGCAGGCATGCGTCAGCCTTGAGAGCGTGTCTTTGGGCGCCGGCGACCGTTCCGGCGATATCCGCGCCATCAAGATCTACCCCGTGGGCTGGGAACCGAAGGAGGACGAATAA
- a CDS encoding 4Fe-4S dicluster domain-containing protein gives MTQYAVITDLNRCVSCLNCCVACKEANDVPIGNFWIKILRVGPNPKTEDSVYPDVEMYYLPISCQHCKNPACVDVCPTGASHRTENGTVQIDHDKCIGCQFCVMACPYGVRYLNEEEGVVEKCTRCYQKTNEGELPSCVTSCGGRARWFGDMDLGYEDFRGSLGADGQPLRFTDTDYVKPFEESDVYSLPDSGNGPSDRFILRNRTWR, from the coding sequence ATGACTCAATATGCGGTCATCACCGACCTCAACCGCTGCGTTTCCTGCCTCAACTGCTGCGTTGCCTGCAAGGAAGCAAACGATGTGCCTATCGGCAACTTCTGGATCAAGATCCTGCGCGTCGGGCCGAATCCCAAGACCGAGGATTCCGTCTATCCCGATGTGGAGATGTACTACCTGCCCATCAGCTGCCAGCACTGCAAGAATCCGGCATGCGTCGACGTGTGCCCCACGGGCGCCTCGCACCGTACGGAGAACGGAACCGTGCAGATCGACCACGACAAGTGCATCGGCTGCCAGTTCTGCGTCATGGCCTGCCCTTACGGCGTCCGCTACCTCAACGAGGAAGAGGGCGTGGTGGAGAAGTGCACCCGCTGCTACCAGAAGACCAACGAAGGCGAGCTGCCTTCTTGCGTCACGTCCTGCGGCGGCCGTGCCCGTTGGTTCGGCGACATGGACCTGGGCTACGAGGACTTCAGGGGCTCCCTGGGTGCCGACGGCCAGCCTCTGCGCTTTACCGACACCGATTATGTCAAGCCGTTTGAGGAGAGCGACGTCTACTCGTTGCCGGATTCCGGCAACGGGCCTTCCGACCGCTTCATCCTCCGCAACAGGACTTGGAGGTAG
- a CDS encoding molybdopterin-containing oxidoreductase family protein, with amino-acid sequence MLDSTLSRRSFFKIAAATAGAALVASEVEATMFENPELAHAEEEIDVKVIHSTCRGCGKMECGNLITVQNGRVVHIEGDHRAVASRGNLCVKGRAATQALYHPDRIRYPLIRTTPKGEDPKWKRVSHDEAIQYMADGFNSVIEKYGQHSIKCLHGTGRITTYATEAYPTYLIQTANTGSPAGVICKGPRLSAAAMICFPGAHWCNLIDGQKVNFQWGTNQEVSNYDNSCRVTVDEHVKAETTIQVGPRMQNLGKEADIWIDLRPGTDDAVALGLLHQAVFNENCHPDMMFVKKWTNAPFLYCEDIEPSGWTWSKWGEPEGKQEMGSYPLDIRTRIVKESDLVEGGSVRKMAYWDTKSDSLQFFDTEKCLWEGQTEYQYPDLEKDCVEYKGGILATDPGFPVDIDPAIEGTYEITLKDGTKATCEPVWEMFKRHLEPWTPEHTSEITGVAPEKFVAAAEAYCEEPGKGGIVFNLPLEHAGNSIQTSMLPLILSALMNNIDSPGGQRGCENMFFTMDTFFQYHIPWSNGTLDPVEQAKVVGGDRFPLTPFFQMVGGAALYHDPISAAEAILYDDPYPIRAMISNSGQHFNSGNAWQNWQAFESLDFFGGWELWHSPTIELADVVMPSAHFLEVSVLRYTQGGEGAIGAQVQAVKRQGDASWDSADICCELSKAMGYEYWPTQGKPMPQWPDKWMKPWPTEKDMLDMSVLPMSPDLPFDIAVPAPDGTILRAKDWQDYVDQYQTHSQWNLKEISPFGYYYRFQWGHFRPRPATDPTAPYVPGFNTPTGKFEILSTILESYHGKNTRWQEAPGSYNGIPGYREPVESPFSSPDLYKEYPIILTSGRRNPLYFHNEGRQQPWLRELTPCATFQIHPDTAAELGIEQGDWCWIESKRGKIRQVADLFYGIRPGTIECDHQWWYPELSAPKHGWDLSNINVLVNMDHESQDPICGTCNCRGYLCKVYKATPENSPFGNPCPCDDDGTEIIHSATDPRLKEWLPTYEYEVV; translated from the coding sequence ATGCTTGATTCCACGCTGTCCAGACGTTCATTCTTCAAGATCGCTGCCGCAACGGCAGGAGCTGCTCTTGTGGCATCTGAAGTCGAAGCAACGATGTTCGAGAATCCTGAACTGGCACATGCCGAGGAGGAAATCGACGTCAAGGTCATCCACTCCACGTGCCGCGGCTGCGGCAAAATGGAATGCGGCAACCTGATCACCGTCCAAAACGGGCGTGTCGTGCATATCGAAGGCGACCATCGCGCCGTCGCATCCCGCGGCAATCTCTGCGTCAAAGGACGTGCTGCAACGCAGGCCCTGTACCATCCCGACCGCATCCGCTATCCTCTCATCCGCACCACGCCGAAGGGCGAAGACCCCAAATGGAAGCGCGTGTCGCACGATGAGGCCATTCAATATATGGCAGACGGCTTCAACAGCGTCATCGAGAAGTACGGCCAGCATTCCATCAAGTGCCTCCACGGCACCGGCCGAATCACCACCTACGCCACCGAGGCGTACCCGACTTACCTCATCCAGACCGCGAACACCGGTTCTCCCGCAGGCGTCATCTGCAAGGGTCCGCGCCTGTCGGCGGCAGCCATGATCTGCTTCCCGGGCGCGCATTGGTGCAACCTCATCGACGGCCAGAAGGTCAACTTCCAATGGGGCACCAACCAAGAGGTCTCGAACTACGACAACTCCTGCCGTGTCACCGTCGACGAGCACGTGAAGGCCGAGACCACCATCCAGGTCGGCCCCCGTATGCAGAACCTCGGCAAAGAGGCGGACATCTGGATCGACCTGCGCCCCGGCACCGACGACGCCGTTGCCTTGGGCCTGCTGCACCAGGCCGTGTTCAACGAGAACTGCCATCCGGACATGATGTTCGTCAAGAAGTGGACCAACGCCCCCTTCCTGTATTGCGAAGACATCGAGCCTAGCGGCTGGACCTGGTCCAAGTGGGGCGAGCCGGAAGGCAAGCAGGAGATGGGCTCCTACCCGCTGGACATCCGCACCCGCATTGTGAAGGAATCCGACCTGGTCGAGGGCGGCTCCGTGCGCAAGATGGCCTATTGGGACACCAAGTCCGACAGCCTGCAGTTCTTCGACACTGAAAAGTGCCTGTGGGAAGGCCAGACCGAATACCAGTACCCGGACCTCGAAAAGGACTGCGTCGAATACAAGGGCGGCATCCTGGCCACCGACCCCGGGTTCCCCGTGGACATCGACCCTGCCATCGAAGGCACCTACGAGATCACGCTCAAGGACGGCACCAAAGCCACCTGCGAGCCCGTCTGGGAAATGTTCAAGCGTCACCTGGAGCCCTGGACCCCGGAGCACACCTCCGAGATCACCGGCGTTGCTCCTGAGAAGTTCGTCGCCGCGGCTGAAGCGTATTGCGAAGAGCCCGGCAAGGGCGGCATCGTCTTCAACCTTCCGCTGGAGCATGCAGGCAACTCCATCCAGACCTCCATGCTGCCGCTGATCCTGTCGGCCCTGATGAACAACATTGACTCTCCTGGCGGACAGCGCGGCTGCGAGAACATGTTCTTCACCATGGACACGTTCTTCCAGTATCACATCCCCTGGTCCAACGGCACGCTGGACCCGGTGGAGCAGGCGAAGGTCGTCGGCGGCGACCGCTTCCCGCTGACCCCGTTCTTCCAGATGGTCGGCGGTGCGGCCCTGTATCACGATCCCATCTCCGCCGCTGAGGCCATCCTGTACGACGACCCGTATCCCATCCGCGCCATGATCTCCAATTCCGGCCAGCACTTCAACTCCGGCAACGCTTGGCAGAACTGGCAGGCTTTCGAGTCGCTGGACTTCTTCGGCGGCTGGGAGCTGTGGCACAGCCCCACCATCGAGCTGGCCGACGTGGTCATGCCTTCGGCCCACTTCCTGGAGGTCAGCGTCCTGCGTTACACCCAGGGTGGCGAAGGTGCCATCGGCGCCCAGGTCCAGGCCGTAAAACGCCAGGGCGACGCCTCGTGGGACTCCGCAGACATCTGCTGCGAGCTGTCCAAGGCCATGGGTTACGAATACTGGCCGACCCAGGGCAAGCCGATGCCCCAGTGGCCCGACAAGTGGATGAAGCCGTGGCCGACGGAGAAGGATATGCTCGACATGTCCGTGTTGCCGATGAGCCCCGACCTTCCCTTCGACATCGCCGTCCCGGCTCCCGACGGAACCATCCTGCGGGCCAAGGATTGGCAGGATTACGTGGACCAGTACCAGACCCACAGCCAGTGGAACCTCAAGGAGATCAGCCCCTTCGGTTACTATTACCGCTTCCAGTGGGGACACTTCCGTCCGCGTCCTGCGACCGATCCGACGGCTCCCTACGTGCCCGGCTTCAACACGCCGACGGGCAAGTTCGAGATCCTTTCCACCATCTTGGAGTCGTATCACGGCAAGAACACCCGCTGGCAGGAGGCTCCGGGTTCCTACAACGGCATCCCAGGCTACCGCGAGCCGGTCGAGTCGCCGTTCAGCTCGCCCGATCTGTACAAGGAGTACCCGATCATCCTGACTTCCGGCCGCCGCAACCCGCTGTACTTCCACAACGAGGGACGTCAGCAGCCTTGGCTGCGCGAGCTCACGCCCTGCGCGACCTTCCAGATCCATCCGGATACCGCTGCCGAGCTGGGCATCGAACAGGGCGATTGGTGCTGGATCGAATCCAAGCGAGGCAAGATCCGCCAGGTCGCAGACCTGTTCTACGGCATCCGCCCCGGCACCATCGAGTGCGACCACCAGTGGTGGTACCCCGAGCTGTCCGCACCGAAGCACGGATGGGACCTGTCCAACATCAACGTGCTGGTCAACATGGACCACGAGTCCCAAGACCCCATCTGCGGCACCTGCAACTGCCGTGGCTACCTGTGCAAGGTGTACAAGGCCACGCCGGAGAATTCGCCCTTCGGCAACCCGTGTCCTTGCGACGATGACGGTACGGAGATCATCCACAGCGCCACCGATCCGCGCCTGAAGGAATGGCTGCCCACCTACGAATACGAAGTCGTGTAG
- a CDS encoding 4Fe-4S binding protein — protein MKWVETDKHSVADEMAALSALASFGLSVYPERCVRVRNRHSSCSRCADACTSGAISLEHGEWSMNPDLCVGCGTCATVCPTCALEAQHPNDTMLMASAMKSARACEGEAVFVCHRTMERHPDIDSDKVCQVVCLSRLEETLVATLFAQGVKRVAGVHADCANCPRHQGIKSAHLVKDTMSAICETWGIDARLVLTDELPSAALRDDGAFPASDDPDGIDLSAYVAAPDRDQAMAEGSSVSQVDGRIKASYVPAHVMKDGTLPHFVPSRRQRLLDQLATFGEPVADELDCRLWGHVVIDFNACKSCKMCAVFCPTGAICKYRDENGVAGIEHYVAECVHCGLCQDICPAGAIKSVTQVPAKQLAHGETERYCMPDPEWWTGPDQILRRMRPQISGNSVSHSY, from the coding sequence ATGAAATGGGTTGAAACGGATAAGCACAGCGTGGCCGATGAGATGGCCGCGCTGTCTGCGCTTGCGAGTTTCGGCTTGAGCGTGTACCCCGAGCGGTGCGTCCGCGTGCGCAACCGCCATTCATCCTGCAGCAGGTGTGCCGATGCCTGCACGTCCGGCGCCATTTCGCTGGAACACGGCGAATGGAGCATGAACCCCGACCTCTGCGTCGGGTGCGGAACCTGCGCGACTGTATGTCCCACCTGCGCATTGGAGGCGCAGCATCCAAACGATACGATGCTGATGGCTTCTGCCATGAAAAGCGCCCGGGCCTGCGAAGGCGAGGCGGTGTTCGTCTGCCATAGGACCATGGAACGCCATCCGGACATCGATTCCGACAAGGTCTGCCAGGTTGTGTGCTTGAGCCGCCTGGAGGAGACGTTGGTGGCTACGTTGTTCGCCCAGGGCGTGAAGCGTGTGGCGGGCGTGCATGCGGACTGCGCGAACTGCCCGCGCCACCAGGGAATCAAGAGCGCGCACCTCGTGAAAGACACGATGTCGGCCATTTGTGAAACCTGGGGTATCGACGCCCGTCTCGTTTTGACAGACGAGTTGCCTTCTGCGGCTTTGCGGGATGACGGGGCCTTTCCGGCATCGGATGATCCGGACGGAATCGATTTGAGCGCGTACGTGGCCGCGCCGGATCGCGATCAGGCGATGGCAGAAGGATCGAGCGTTTCCCAAGTGGATGGACGCATCAAGGCGAGCTACGTGCCCGCCCATGTCATGAAGGACGGCACGCTTCCGCATTTCGTGCCGTCGCGTCGGCAGAGGCTGCTTGACCAGCTGGCGACCTTCGGAGAGCCGGTTGCCGACGAGCTCGATTGCCGATTGTGGGGGCATGTCGTCATCGATTTCAATGCATGCAAGTCCTGCAAGATGTGCGCTGTGTTCTGCCCGACGGGGGCCATCTGCAAGTATCGCGACGAAAACGGCGTGGCGGGCATCGAGCACTATGTGGCCGAATGCGTGCATTGCGGGCTCTGCCAGGACATCTGCCCTGCGGGCGCCATCAAGAGCGTGACCCAGGTTCCCGCCAAGCAGCTTGCGCATGGCGAAACCGAGCGGTACTGCATGCCCGATCCCGAGTGGTGGACCGGCCCCGACCAGATCCTGCGCAGGATGCGGCCTCAGATTTCAGGCAATTCCGTATCCCACAGTTACTGA
- a CDS encoding DmsC/YnfH family molybdoenzyme membrane anchor subunit — protein sequence MDLQWPLIIFTLLLCMSGGMMGFQGWLALKGQGTRKFHLIASLAGLVALGVGGFASFLHLQHWERIFNGFGHITSGITHEMIAVVVMALVFVIELGILWKNRENGEEGQVLPKALAVVAVVVALLLGFVCAHSYDMYARPAWGNFALYLYYYASELILGATGLWLVASVTKQDLGINRKLALASAVAGAVSAVVTIACVLYISTIDVPTVGIAFYTIDPTAPAADPAGTLSSPLSGANAPLFWLGVVIIGSLVPALAGFLAAKKEGLASAAALPALAVICALAGGICYRVILYVVAIAGYVYF from the coding sequence ATGGATCTTCAGTGGCCTCTCATTATCTTCACCCTGCTGCTGTGCATGTCCGGCGGCATGATGGGCTTCCAGGGATGGCTTGCCCTCAAGGGTCAGGGGACCCGCAAGTTCCATCTGATCGCCTCGCTCGCCGGTCTCGTCGCGCTCGGCGTCGGCGGCTTCGCATCCTTCCTGCACCTGCAGCACTGGGAGCGCATCTTCAACGGATTCGGCCATATCACCTCCGGCATCACCCATGAGATGATCGCCGTCGTGGTGATGGCGCTGGTGTTCGTCATCGAGCTGGGCATCCTGTGGAAGAACCGCGAGAACGGCGAAGAGGGCCAGGTGCTGCCGAAGGCGCTGGCCGTCGTCGCTGTCGTGGTGGCCCTGCTTCTGGGCTTCGTGTGCGCGCATTCTTACGACATGTACGCGCGTCCTGCCTGGGGTAACTTCGCTTTGTATCTGTATTACTATGCAAGCGAGCTCATTCTGGGCGCCACAGGTCTGTGGCTGGTGGCTTCGGTGACCAAGCAGGACCTCGGCATCAACAGGAAGCTGGCGCTGGCCTCTGCCGTCGCGGGCGCCGTTTCGGCGGTCGTGACCATAGCCTGCGTGCTCTACATCAGCACCATCGACGTCCCGACCGTGGGCATTGCGTTCTACACCATCGACCCGACCGCTCCGGCGGCCGATCCTGCCGGCACGCTGTCGTCGCCGTTGAGCGGCGCGAACGCACCGTTGTTCTGGCTGGGCGTCGTCATCATCGGATCGCTGGTGCCGGCCTTGGCAGGCTTCTTGGCCGCCAAGAAGGAAGGCCTTGCGAGTGCTGCGGCGCTGCCGGCTCTTGCCGTGATATGCGCCCTGGCCGGCGGCATCTGCTACCGCGTCATCCTCTACGTCGTAGCCATAGCCGGATACGTGTACTTCTAA
- a CDS encoding TorD/DmsD family molecular chaperone, protein MSKEINLVSVMEGRLATYSMLARLYRKEVDQAYLDKMLKMRCPVNTGSTDVDTGYRLFHKYLSGVWERTMEDLDRDYLRTFIGANTTGHSAAYPNESVHTSQDRLVMQDARDEVRAIYRAAGLENSEDWNQGEDHIAVELEYMAVETRRALAALKEDDLLTASRETMRQYNFLRDHLLSWVPFMVNDMLKFAQTDFYRALAYLTRGFLDVDRDFLENVLQEELEAERLMKGGEDRDASVESAEGEGEPAA, encoded by the coding sequence ATGTCTAAAGAGATCAACCTCGTCTCGGTGATGGAGGGCCGTCTGGCAACGTACAGCATGCTGGCCCGCCTGTATCGCAAAGAGGTCGACCAGGCCTATTTGGATAAGATGCTCAAGATGCGCTGCCCCGTGAACACCGGCAGTACCGATGTGGACACGGGTTACCGCCTGTTCCACAAGTATTTGAGCGGCGTATGGGAACGCACCATGGAGGATTTGGATCGCGACTACCTGCGCACGTTCATCGGTGCCAACACCACGGGGCATTCCGCAGCGTATCCCAACGAATCCGTCCATACGTCCCAGGACCGCCTGGTCATGCAGGATGCGCGCGACGAAGTGCGCGCCATCTACCGTGCGGCAGGCCTCGAGAACTCGGAGGACTGGAACCAAGGCGAGGACCATATCGCTGTGGAGCTCGAATACATGGCGGTTGAGACGCGCCGCGCGCTTGCAGCGCTCAAGGAGGACGACCTGCTTACTGCTTCTCGCGAAACGATGCGCCAGTACAACTTCCTGCGCGACCACCTGCTGTCGTGGGTGCCGTTCATGGTCAACGACATGCTGAAGTTCGCCCAAACCGATTTCTACCGCGCATTGGCATATCTGACCCGCGGCTTCCTGGATGTGGACCGCGATTTTCTGGAGAACGTGCTGCAGGAGGAGCTTGAAGCGGAGCGGTTGATGAAGGGCGGGGAAGACAGGGATGCATCGGTCGAATCCGCGGAAGGCGAAGGAGAGCCTGCTGCTTAA